In Kiritimatiellaceae bacterium, the genomic window CTTGAAGCGGCGAAGAATGATCCGCTCAAAATGGAACGCATCGGACTGTACTGGGCGATTGAACAGATTTCGGAACTTGTTGAAGGCGGCGCACCGGGCATTCACCTCTATCTGCTCAATCGCGCCAGAACGGCGCTCTATCCGGAACTCTTTGCCTGTCTCTCGCGTGTTCGCGGCGGGTAGGTCTGGATGTTTTGGAAAAAAAGGTTCCAAAATATCCGGGAAAAGGGCATATGGTTTCCCTATGACTGGAAAACTTACAGCCTTGGCCCTTCTCTTCATCGTACTCACAGGGTGCTCAACGCCCAAATATGAGGACGGTACAAAGCGCGAATATTCCGACATGCCTTGGAATACGCCTGCCCGCTGGGAAGGTTCGATGAACATTCCCGGTATGGGCGGATACGAGTAACGGTCTTATCCCTGCAGGATGCGCAGCATCCGGCGCAGCGGTTCGGCCGCGCCCCAGAGCAGCTGGTCGCCGCAGGTGAAGGCAGCCAGATATTCCGGCCCCATTTTCATTTTGTGAATGCGTCCGACAGGAACTGTCAGCGTGCCGGAAATTGCTGCGGGCGTCAGTCTGGCGAGCGTTTCCGCTTTAGTGTTGCCGACCACATCCACCCACTCGTTGTCGTTGCGGATGATTTCGATGATTTCTTCGACCGGAATATTTTTCTTCAGCTTAATGGTCAGACCCTGGCTGTGGCAGCGCATGGCGCCGATCCGTACGCAAAGGCCGTCAATTGCGATGGGAGTTTTGGTTCCCAGAATTTTGTTGGTTTCCGCAAAACCCTTCCACTCTTCTTTGGTCTGGCCGTCCTCGACTGCTTTGTCGATCCACGGAATCAGTGAACCTGCCAGCGGGGCGCCGAAATATTCGGTCGGCATTTCCTGACTGCGCAGACTGGCCGTCACTTTGCGGTCGATGTCGAGAATCGCGGAGGATGGCGTTTTCAAGTCAGCGGAAGCGGTCTGATGCAGCGTGCCCATCTGACTGAGCAGTTCGCGCATATTCTGTGCGCCAGCACCGGAGGCGGCCTGATAGGTCATGGATGAAAGCCACTCAACTAGGCCGGCTTTGAAGAGTCCTCCGATAGCCATCAGCATCAGGCTGACCGTGCAGTTTCCGCCGATAAAATCTTTTTTCCCGTCGGCGAGAGCGTTGTCGATGACCGGGCGGTTGATCGGGTCGAGGATAATGACGGCATCTTTGCTCATGCGCAGAGTCGAGGCGGCATCAATCCAGTATCCATTCCA contains:
- the asd gene encoding aspartate-semialdehyde dehydrogenase, with product MKTGLVGWRGMVGSVLMERMLAENDFATIDPVFFTTSQAGQPAPNVGNGSSILLDASNIDALGAMDTIITCQGGDYTTAVHGKLRAAGWNGYWIDAASTLRMSKDAVIILDPINRPVIDNALADGKKDFIGGNCTVSLMLMAIGGLFKAGLVEWLSSMTYQAASGAGAQNMRELLSQMGTLHQTASADLKTPSSAILDIDRKVTASLRSQEMPTEYFGAPLAGSLIPWIDKAVEDGQTKEEWKGFAETNKILGTKTPIAIDGLCVRIGAMRCHSQGLTIKLKKNIPVEEIIEIIRNDNEWVDVVGNTKAETLARLTPAAISGTLTVPVGRIHKMKMGPEYLAAFTCGDQLLWGAAEPLRRMLRILQG